In Paenibacillus algicola, a genomic segment contains:
- a CDS encoding S-layer homology domain-containing protein, with protein MKKVLLSALAAITLLTGSYTSAPPKVEAGVVDTAKDIITAVTAKFKDVKGHWAESIIAKAYDLELISGYKDGSFKPNGQITRAEFAAILSRTTKLPTVTNSEPFADLKDHWAGFAVNQLVAQGFINPSDYPNGFNPNTKLTRYEMMKWISNGLMNSNDSFKQAFQDTKNTLLPTPEAIRREISADKVPYLALVRGTGIVGGFEDGTLKPQNTTTRAEVSAILLRYMDVEGKSASAYPELNELREVGTTGTNLISLTGYHYTEGSFSDIRNTQITLANNSARLKIKNIIAVDAKTDDLKGVYSTLFYPKVESHQKGKFITYANLDMTSLIDKPVGNIYSQGLTSRLISFNRITDTDYVNSVGIKTFPQSALSYFKKNVENSLWTTAFLMPGRGYFITNDNQDTVAIYE; from the coding sequence ATGAAAAAGGTTTTGCTCTCGGCATTAGCAGCGATCACGCTATTAACGGGTAGTTATACGTCAGCACCACCTAAAGTGGAAGCAGGGGTAGTGGATACCGCAAAGGACATTATTACTGCCGTTACTGCGAAGTTTAAAGATGTGAAGGGTCATTGGGCTGAAAGTATTATCGCCAAGGCATATGATCTGGAGTTGATTTCTGGGTATAAGGATGGTTCGTTTAAGCCGAATGGCCAAATCACTCGTGCAGAGTTTGCAGCCATCCTCAGTCGTACTACGAAGTTACCTACGGTAACAAATAGCGAACCGTTCGCTGACCTGAAGGATCATTGGGCCGGATTTGCCGTCAATCAACTTGTCGCGCAAGGTTTTATTAACCCAAGTGATTATCCAAACGGATTTAATCCGAACACAAAGTTGACTCGCTACGAAATGATGAAATGGATTTCTAATGGGCTTATGAATTCCAATGACTCATTTAAACAGGCTTTTCAAGACACGAAAAACACGTTGCTTCCTACACCAGAGGCCATTCGCAGGGAGATTAGTGCTGACAAGGTTCCGTACCTTGCGTTGGTCCGTGGCACGGGAATCGTAGGTGGATTTGAAGACGGAACTTTGAAACCGCAAAATACCACAACCAGGGCGGAGGTATCTGCAATCCTTCTCCGTTATATGGACGTAGAAGGAAAAAGTGCATCTGCTTACCCTGAACTAAATGAACTGAGAGAGGTTGGGACAACTGGCACCAATCTTATCTCCCTCACCGGGTATCACTATACCGAAGGAAGCTTTTCTGATATCCGGAATACTCAAATTACTCTTGCCAATAACTCAGCACGATTAAAGATAAAAAACATAATCGCTGTAGATGCAAAGACTGATGATCTTAAAGGTGTATATTCCACATTATTCTACCCTAAAGTTGAAAGTCATCAAAAAGGGAAATTTATCACCTATGCGAACCTTGATATGACCTCATTAATCGACAAACCTGTCGGTAACATCTATAGTCAAGGACTTACATCGAGACTGATTTCTTTCAATAGAATTACTGATACAGATTACGTAAACTCGGTGGGAATTAAAACCTTCCCTCAAAGTGCACTATCGTATTTTAAGAAGAACGTGGAGAATTCGCTCTGGACGACAGCATTCCTAATGCCAGGTAGGGGTTATTTCATCACGAATGATAATCAAGATACCGTTGCAATTTATGAATAA
- a CDS encoding DUF3343 domain-containing protein — MEGLLIIAFDSTQQALRTEMLLEYKDIDMDIFPTPKEITAGCALSIQFPETELEEVQSIIVSEQVEIRGIFKPLSNGGYSSI; from the coding sequence ATGGAAGGATTATTAATTATTGCGTTTGATTCTACACAGCAGGCGCTGCGTACAGAAATGCTGCTGGAGTATAAGGACATTGATATGGACATATTTCCAACGCCCAAAGAAATAACAGCGGGCTGTGCGCTCTCGATCCAGTTTCCGGAGACGGAGCTGGAGGAAGTGCAGTCCATCATCGTTTCTGAACAGGTTGAGATCAGGGGAATCTTCAAGCCTCTTTCTAATGGAGGCTATTCAAGCATCTAA
- the yyaC gene encoding spore protease YyaC, with protein sequence MKRPVNSPSLPTTPSLKLSHSDPEIHPALIHRLLYHLSAGVGCRPLVVVCIGTDRSTGDCLGPLVGTALARYHSSMFHLYGTLDDPVHAMNLQDTLSMIYSTYDNPYIIGVDACLGQTASVGSIQISDGPLKPGAGVNKELPPVGDIHITGIVNVGGFMEYFVLQNTRLSLVMRLSDIIASCLFCAMKDWHRSNLLAAQDG encoded by the coding sequence ATGAAACGTCCCGTAAACAGCCCGTCCCTTCCGACTACACCCAGCTTGAAATTATCACATAGCGACCCTGAAATCCACCCTGCTCTGATTCATCGTCTGCTCTATCATTTATCAGCCGGGGTGGGCTGCCGTCCCCTGGTGGTTGTATGTATCGGAACGGATCGCTCGACAGGGGACTGTCTCGGACCGCTCGTCGGCACCGCCCTGGCCCGCTATCACAGCAGCATGTTTCATCTGTATGGAACCTTGGATGATCCTGTGCATGCCATGAACCTGCAGGATACACTGAGCATGATCTACAGTACGTACGATAACCCCTATATTATCGGTGTAGACGCATGTTTAGGCCAAACTGCAAGTGTCGGTTCCATCCAGATCAGCGATGGTCCCCTGAAGCCGGGAGCCGGCGTAAATAAAGAATTGCCGCCGGTTGGCGATATCCATATTACAGGTATCGTGAACGTCGGCGGCTTTATGGAGTATTTTGTTCTGCAAAATACAAGATTGAGTCTCGTTATGCGTTTATCCGATATTATCGCGAGCTGCTTGTTCTGTGCAATGAAAGACTGGCATCGCTCTAATCTTCTTGCAGCGCAAGACGGATAG
- a CDS encoding mechanosensitive ion channel family protein — protein sequence MVQSSMLTIQQKAEKTVDEALSIGERFWNKMSDPDLWLAIAFGAIRILVIILLTRLIIGVINRLIQRFLENQQKSRISVNPRRFVTVGELLRNVTSVVCNFVMILLILSEFNFDLGPLLAGAGVLGLAIGFGAQSLVKDVITGFFIIFEDQFAVGDVIKSGEFRGTVEMIGLRTTRIKGLGGETYMIPNGLITSLTNYSLSNSLAVVDLPVKNEKSVQDTLALIKLALTGLEEQVEAIRSQPEVLGVQSLTTAEYVVRIAAECRPNGKEEVERAMLQAIKEAIEVRELKSMEG from the coding sequence ATGGTGCAGTCTTCAATGTTGACCATTCAGCAGAAAGCAGAGAAAACGGTGGATGAGGCTCTCAGTATAGGCGAGCGATTCTGGAACAAAATGAGTGATCCGGATTTATGGCTGGCCATTGCTTTTGGAGCCATACGGATTCTGGTCATTATCCTTCTTACGCGTCTTATTATCGGGGTCATCAACCGGCTGATTCAGCGGTTTCTGGAGAATCAGCAGAAGAGTCGGATTAGTGTGAATCCAAGGCGCTTTGTCACCGTGGGAGAGCTGCTGCGGAATGTCACGTCCGTCGTGTGCAACTTTGTAATGATTCTGCTGATTTTGTCAGAGTTTAACTTCGATCTGGGGCCGCTGCTTGCCGGTGCGGGAGTGCTGGGACTTGCAATCGGCTTCGGGGCGCAAAGCCTGGTTAAAGATGTGATTACGGGATTCTTTATTATTTTTGAAGATCAGTTTGCGGTCGGCGATGTGATCAAGAGCGGAGAGTTCCGGGGCACTGTAGAAATGATTGGTCTTCGTACAACACGGATTAAGGGCTTAGGCGGAGAAACCTATATGATCCCGAATGGGTTGATTACAAGCCTGACGAACTACTCCTTGTCCAACTCCCTCGCGGTAGTGGATCTGCCGGTCAAGAATGAGAAAAGTGTGCAGGATACACTGGCTTTAATTAAACTGGCACTCACAGGTCTTGAAGAGCAGGTGGAGGCGATCAGAAGTCAGCCTGAGGTGCTGGGTGTTCAATCTCTTACGACAGCTGAATATGTCGTTCGGATTGCAGCGGAGTGCCGGCCTAATGGTAAGGAAGAAGTGGAGCGGGCTATGCTGCAGGCCATCAAGGAAGCGATTGAAGTGAGAGAGCTAAAGTCGATGGAGGGTTAA
- a CDS encoding aminotransferase class V-fold PLP-dependent enzyme, protein MGFVIYLDHAATSWPKPPAVIQAMKKAMDEAGANPGRGSHKMAVQASRVLFGTRQSLASLFAVNNPNDIILTSNTTSALNLAIKGYVKPGDHVIATMVEHNSVRRPLEYLKRTAGVEVDYVTLSPEGELELSALERAFRSNTSLVVCSHSSNLLGSILPVAEMGALAEKHGAVLLVDAAQSAGMLDIDVKQMNIGMLAFPGHKGLMGPQGTGGLYLSPEIELEPQWHGGTGGQSEAPEQPDVRPDRYEAGTPNTAGFAGLQAGIEQVRAWTIEKVYRHEWELSQLMLEGLGSIPGVELLGPGAGKPRTGIVSFVTERMDPAMLAFRLDREYEIAVRSGLHCTPLGHQAAGTERSGAVRASVGMGTSRQDVQTLIQAVKEILA, encoded by the coding sequence ATGGGCTTCGTGATTTATCTAGATCATGCAGCGACCTCATGGCCGAAGCCACCGGCGGTAATCCAAGCGATGAAGAAAGCGATGGATGAGGCTGGAGCAAATCCAGGGCGGGGCAGTCATAAAATGGCCGTTCAAGCCTCACGCGTGCTGTTTGGGACCCGCCAGAGTCTGGCAAGCCTGTTTGCAGTGAACAATCCCAATGACATCATCCTGACCTCCAACACAACCTCTGCGCTAAACCTGGCTATAAAGGGATATGTGAAGCCGGGAGATCATGTCATTGCTACAATGGTGGAGCATAATTCGGTGCGGCGGCCGCTGGAGTATTTAAAGCGTACGGCAGGTGTTGAAGTGGACTATGTTACGCTCAGTCCAGAGGGTGAACTGGAATTATCGGCTCTAGAGCGAGCCTTCCGCAGTAACACCTCACTGGTCGTCTGCAGCCACAGCTCCAATCTGCTGGGTTCCATTCTTCCGGTTGCGGAGATGGGTGCCTTGGCTGAGAAGCATGGGGCTGTGCTGCTGGTGGATGCCGCTCAAAGTGCTGGCATGCTGGACATTGATGTGAAGCAAATGAACATCGGGATGCTGGCTTTCCCCGGGCATAAAGGACTAATGGGACCGCAAGGAACCGGCGGGCTGTATCTCTCTCCGGAGATCGAGCTAGAGCCTCAATGGCATGGAGGCACAGGAGGGCAGTCAGAGGCCCCAGAGCAGCCCGATGTTAGGCCTGACCGTTACGAGGCAGGGACCCCGAATACTGCTGGCTTTGCCGGCCTACAGGCGGGTATAGAGCAGGTGCGGGCGTGGACGATCGAGAAGGTCTACCGGCACGAGTGGGAGCTGTCACAGCTTATGCTGGAGGGGCTGGGCTCGATCCCGGGCGTAGAGCTGCTGGGACCGGGCGCAGGCAAGCCACGGACAGGCATTGTATCCTTTGTGACGGAAAGAATGGACCCGGCGATGCTGGCCTTTCGATTAGATCGGGAATATGAGATTGCCGTCAGATCCGGGCTGCATTGCACCCCGCTGGGACATCAGGCAGCCGGAACGGAGCGCAGCGGGGCAGTGCGGGCAAGTGTAGGCATGGGGACGAGCAGGCAGGATGTCCAGACGTTAATCCAGGCTGTGAAAGAAATTTTGGCATAG
- a CDS encoding DUF4446 family protein → MSEWNEWILEQLHWVAAGAVLVILLLWIIVLVQGLKIRRMSKKYNAMMSGSGVEDLESLLLNLKIQLDAVEEEQGQHREHLASVGTALLGIKTRTGIVRYNAFGERGNDLSFSLALLSKKGDGLVLTGLYNRDNSFVYAKPVKNSESSHTLSPEEKEAIRLALQED, encoded by the coding sequence ATGTCTGAATGGAATGAATGGATTCTTGAACAGCTTCACTGGGTCGCAGCGGGAGCCGTTCTAGTCATCCTGCTGCTATGGATCATCGTGTTGGTACAAGGCTTAAAAATACGCCGCATGTCTAAAAAATATAATGCCATGATGTCCGGCAGCGGCGTAGAGGACCTGGAGTCACTGCTCCTCAATCTCAAGATTCAATTGGATGCTGTCGAGGAAGAGCAGGGGCAGCATCGTGAACACTTGGCAAGCGTTGGGACTGCGCTGCTCGGGATCAAGACCCGAACCGGTATTGTTCGTTACAATGCGTTCGGTGAACGCGGGAACGATCTGAGCTTCTCCCTTGCGCTGCTGAGCAAGAAGGGAGACGGTTTGGTGCTGACAGGGTTATATAATCGGGACAATTCCTTTGTATATGCCAAGCCGGTCAAGAACAGCGAGTCGTCACATACTCTTTCCCCGGAGGAGAAAGAGGCTATCCGTCTTGCGCTGCAAGAAGATTAG
- a CDS encoding DUF951 domain-containing protein: MERKVFQLGDIVQMKKPHPCGNNEMEVIRMGMDIRIKCTKCQHSVMVPRLKFEKNMKKVLRSKEQPADEGTL, translated from the coding sequence ATGGAGCGGAAGGTGTTCCAGCTGGGAGATATCGTACAAATGAAGAAGCCGCATCCCTGCGGCAATAATGAGATGGAAGTTATACGGATGGGGATGGATATCCGCATCAAATGTACAAAGTGTCAGCATAGTGTAATGGTGCCAAGACTGAAGTTTGAGAAAAATATGAAAAAGGTGCTGCGCTCTAAGGAACAGCCTGCTGACGAGGGAACGCTGTAG